From the genome of Bubalus bubalis isolate 160015118507 breed Murrah chromosome 2, NDDB_SH_1, whole genome shotgun sequence, one region includes:
- the LOC123332262 gene encoding histone H4 isoform X1: protein MSGRGKGGKGLGKGGAKRHRKVLRDNIQGITKPAIRRLARRGGVKRISGLIYEETRGVLKVFLENVIRDAVTYTEHAKRKTVTAMDVVYALKRQGRTLYGFGVSYHLWHILEEMAQGGFTN, encoded by the exons ATGTCTGGTCGCGGCAAGGGCGGAAAAGGCCTTGGAAAGGGGGGCGCTAAGCGTCACCGTAAGGTTTTGCGCGACAACATCCAGGGCATCACAAAGCCGGCTATCCGTCGCCTGGCCCGCCGTGGAGGAGTGAAGCGGATCTCCGGTCTTATCTACGAGGAGACCCGTGGGGTGCTGAAGGTGTTTCTGGAGAACGTGATCCGGGACGCGGTCACCTACACCGAGCACGCCAAGCGCAAGACTGTCACCGCCATGGATGTGGTCTACGCGCTCAAGCGTCAGGGCCGCACTCTCTATGGATTTGGTG tgtcttaTCATTTATGGCACATTCTGGAAGAGATGGCTCAAGGAGGGTTTACAAATTGA
- the LOC102413318 gene encoding histone H2B type 1-C/E/F/G/I has translation MPEPAKSAPAPKKGSKKAVTKAQKKDGKKRKRSRKESYSVYVYKVLKQVHPDTGISSKAMGIMNSFVNDIFERIAGEASRLAHYNKRSTITSREIQTAVRLLLPGELAKHAVSEGTKAVTKYTSSK, from the coding sequence ATGCCTGAGCCGGCTAAATCTGCTCCTGCTCCGAAGAAGGGTTCTAAGAAGGCGGTGACCAAGGCGCAGAAGAAGGACGGAAAGAAGCGCAAGCGCAGCCGCAAAGAGAGCTACTCCGTGTATgtgtacaaggtgctgaagcagGTCCACCCGGACACCGGCATCTCGTCCAAAGCAATGggcatcatgaactccttcgtcAACGATATTTTTGAGCGTATCGCTGGGGAGGCATCGCGCCTGGCGCATTACAACAAGCGTTCGACCATtacatccagggagatccagactgCCGTGCGTCTTCTGTTACCTGGGGAGTTGGCCAAGCACGCCGTGTCCGAGGGCACCAAGGCTGTCACCAAATACACCAGTTCCAAGTAA
- the LOC123332262 gene encoding histone H4 isoform X2: MSGRGKGGKGLGKGGAKRHRKVLRDNIQGITKPAIRRLARRGGVKRISGLIYEETRGVLKVFLENVIRDAVTYTEHAKRKTVTAMDVVYALKRQGRTLYGFGG; encoded by the coding sequence ATGTCTGGTCGCGGCAAGGGCGGAAAAGGCCTTGGAAAGGGGGGCGCTAAGCGTCACCGTAAGGTTTTGCGCGACAACATCCAGGGCATCACAAAGCCGGCTATCCGTCGCCTGGCCCGCCGTGGAGGAGTGAAGCGGATCTCCGGTCTTATCTACGAGGAGACCCGTGGGGTGCTGAAGGTGTTTCTGGAGAACGTGATCCGGGACGCGGTCACCTACACCGAGCACGCCAAGCGCAAGACTGTCACCGCCATGGATGTGGTCTACGCGCTCAAGCGTCAGGGCCGCACTCTCTATGGATTTGGTGGTTAA
- the LOC102412313 gene encoding histone H1.3, with translation MSETAPVAPAAPAPAEKTPVKKKAKKSGAAAGKRKASGPPVSELITKAVAASKERSGVSLAALKKALAAAGYDVEKNNSRIKLGLKSLVSKGTLVQTKGTGASGSFKLNKKAATGEAKPKAKKAGAAKPKKAAGAAKKPKKSTGAATPKKAAKKTPKKVKKPAAAAGTKKVAKSPKKAKAAKPKKPTKSPAKAKAPKPKAAKPKAAKPKATKAKKTVSKKK, from the coding sequence ATGTCGGAGACGGCTCCGGTTGCTCCTGCTGCTCCCGCACCTGCAGAGAAAACACCTGTTAAGAAGAAGGCGAAGAAATCGGGCGCGGCCGCTGGAAAACGCAAGGCGTCCGGGCCCCCGGTGTCCGAGCTGATCACCAAGGCTGTCGCCGCCTCCAAGGAGCGCAGCGGCGTGTCTCTGGCTGCGCTCAAGAAGGCACTGGCGGCCGCCGGCTACGATGTGGAGAAGAACAACAGCCGCATCAAGCTGGGTCTCAAGAGTCTGGTGAGCAAGGGCACCCTGGTGCAGACAAAGGGCACCGGGGCTTCTGGCTCTTTCAAGCTCAACAAGAAGGCAGCCACTGGGGAGGCCAAGCCCAAAGCGAAGAAGGCCGGCGCGGCCAAGCCCAAGAAGGCTGCTGGGGCGGCTAAGAAACCCAAGAAATCCACGGGTGCGGCCACTCCGAAGAAGGCTGCCAAGAAGACCCCTAAGAAAGTTAAGAAGCCGGCCGCGGCTGCTGGGACCAAGAAAGTAGCTAAGAGTCCGAAGAAGGCGAAGGCAGCCAAACCGAAGAAGCCGACTAAGAGTCCGGCTAAGGCCAAAGCCCCCAAGCCCAAGGCAGCCAAACCTAAAGCTGCCAAACCCAAGGCTACAAAGGCCAAGAAGACGGTCTCCAAGAAGAAGTAA